The Streptomyces venezuelae genomic interval TGAAGCGGGCCGTACCGGCGCCCATCGCCTTCATCTGGGTGAGGAATCCGCCCAGGAGGGAGGCGATACCGATGATGTGCAGGGCGACGAAGACATTGATGAGTACGTCCATGGGGCGGAGCCTAACGGGGGCCCTATCACCGGCCTCCGGTCGGGTCCACTCCCTCCGGCGCTTCGGTCGGTCGACTGTCGCAATGTCCCCTCGTCCGTCACCCCGGACGAACGAGTTCGATCCATGTCCATCACCTGTCGCCAATAGCGGTCAACTCACTGCCCGGGCGTGACCCCGAGGTTTAGCGTCTTCCAGCAGGTGGCCGGCTCCCACCACCGCCGGTCACCCGGCGGCTGCCGGTCATCCCCGCCAGGAAAAACCCGGCGGCGGTCCGTCTCCCCTGTGCGGTCCGCCGTCGGCCCTGCGGGCACCGTTCCCCCGCAGGGAAGAGGATGTGACCCGCCCTCGTGGCAGCGCACCGAAAACCCAGGCAGTCCCCGCTCGGTGGACCGGCGGTCCGCACCGCCGCCACCCTCGCCCTCGCCTCCGCGGCGACCGCGACGCTCTTCGAGGGATCCGGGCACGCGGACCCCCGCCTCACCACCGCCCAGGTCAAGGCGAAGGTCGACCGGCTCTACCACGAGGCCGAGGTCGCGACGGAGAAGTACAACGGGGCGAAGGAGCGGGCCGACGCCTCCCGCGCGGCGTTCGACCGGCTGCGCGACGAGGCCGCCCGCAGGGCCGAGCGGCTCAACACCGCCCGGGACGGGCTCGGGTCCATGGCCACCGCGCAGTACCGCTCGGGCGGTCTCGACCCCGCCGTACAGCTCGCCCTCACCTCCGACCCCGACGAGTACCTGGAGCGGGCCGCGCTCGCGGAGAAGGCCGCGGACCGGCAGGCGGTGGCCGTCACCGCCGTGCGCCGCGAGCTCGGCGCGCTCCGCCAGCTGCGCAGCGAGTCCGCGGGACGGCTGACCGCGCTGCGCGGACACGAGGAGGAGCTGCGGCGGCAGAAGACCGTCGTCCTCGGCAAGCTGGAGGCGGCAAGGAAGCTGCTGGCCCGGCTGACCGCGGAGGAACGCGCCCGGTACGACGCCGCCGTCGCGGCCCGGGACAGCGCCCGCGCCCCGCGGAGCGACAGCGCGAGCAGCGGTACGACAGCGGGTACGGCCACGGCCGCCGGTGGCATCTCCGACCCGGCCGCGGCGCGCGCCGACCGTTCCTCGGGCGGCGAGCGCGGCCCCGCGGCCGCCCCGAACACCCGGGCCGCCGAGGCCATCTCCTTCGCCCGCGCGCAGCTCGGCAAGCCGTACGTCTGGGGGGCGACGGGTCCGTCCGCGTACGACTGCTCGGGGCTCACCCAGGCCGCCTGGCGCGCGGCCGGTGTCACCCTCCCCCGCACGACGTACACCCAGATCAACGCCGGGCAGCGGGTCTCCCGCTCCCAGCTCGCCCCCGGTGACCTGGTCTTCTTCTACTCGGGGATCAGCCACGTCGGGCTCTACATCGGCGGCGGCCAGATGATCCACGCCCCCCGGCCCGGCGCCCCGGTGCGGGTCGCCCCGATCGACGAGATGCCCTTCGCCGGAGCGACCCGGGTGGGGTGACCGGTCCCGGTCGTGCGGGGCTCAGACCAGGCGGCGGGCGGTGGCCCAGCGGGTCAGCTCGTGGCGGTTGGAGAGCTGGAGCTTCCGCAGCACCGCCGAGACGTGCGACTCGACCGTCTTCACCGAGATGTAGAGCTGCTTGGCGATCTCCTTGTACGCGTATCCACGGGCGATCAGTCGCAGCACCTCCCGCTCCCGCTGGGTCAGCCGGTCCATGTCCTCGTCCACCGGCGGCGCGTCCGTCGAGGCGAAGGCGTCCAGGACGAAGCCGGCGAGCCGAGGGGAGAAGACGGCGTCGCCCTCCTGGACGCGGAAGATCGAGTCGACCAGGTCGGTGCCGGTGATCGTCTTCGTGACGTAGCCGCGGGCACCGCCCCGGATCACCCCGATGACGTCCTCGGCCGCGTCCGAGACGGACAGCGCCAGGAAGCGGACCGGGTCCTCGGCGGCCGCCATCAGGCTCGCGCAGCGGCGCAGCACCTCGACGCCGCCACCGCCGGGCAGGTGCACGTCGAGGAGGACGACCTCGGGTCGGGTCGCGTTGATGACCGTGACCGCCTGGTCGACGTCGGCGGCCTCACCGACCACCTCGACCCCGGTGATCTCGGTCCGGCCGATCTCCGCCTGCACTCCCGTACGGAACATG includes:
- a CDS encoding C40 family peptidase: MAAHRKPRQSPLGGPAVRTAATLALASAATATLFEGSGHADPRLTTAQVKAKVDRLYHEAEVATEKYNGAKERADASRAAFDRLRDEAARRAERLNTARDGLGSMATAQYRSGGLDPAVQLALTSDPDEYLERAALAEKAADRQAVAVTAVRRELGALRQLRSESAGRLTALRGHEEELRRQKTVVLGKLEAARKLLARLTAEERARYDAAVAARDSARAPRSDSASSGTTAGTATAAGGISDPAAARADRSSGGERGPAAAPNTRAAEAISFARAQLGKPYVWGATGPSAYDCSGLTQAAWRAAGVTLPRTTYTQINAGQRVSRSQLAPGDLVFFYSGISHVGLYIGGGQMIHAPRPGAPVRVAPIDEMPFAGATRVG
- a CDS encoding LuxR C-terminal-related transcriptional regulator, which encodes MSDETGAAAGTEAGATAPGTERRVRVVLVDDHRMFRTGVQAEIGRTEITGVEVVGEAADVDQAVTVINATRPEVVLLDVHLPGGGGVEVLRRCASLMAAAEDPVRFLALSVSDAAEDVIGVIRGGARGYVTKTITGTDLVDSIFRVQEGDAVFSPRLAGFVLDAFASTDAPPVDEDMDRLTQREREVLRLIARGYAYKEIAKQLYISVKTVESHVSAVLRKLQLSNRHELTRWATARRLV